In Lycium ferocissimum isolate CSIRO_LF1 chromosome 11, AGI_CSIRO_Lferr_CH_V1, whole genome shotgun sequence, a single genomic region encodes these proteins:
- the LOC132038497 gene encoding uncharacterized protein LOC132038497, producing the protein MEPFQQATQIQHYRRRLTMHTALSNNNGKVWVFIAENIEVEVLLDSSQQVTLRLFFQEFNQELITTLVYAKCDATERLELWDNIYQLANNITSPWIVEGDFNVVMNQEEKIGGFPVNMNGSEDFAFCVNSCELEEIQFKGTPFTWWNGRANNEGIFERLDRMLVNSQMQTWLGNMEVEHLARTGQIMHHSFALMVQLMLIFKANLKHLKGVFSKWSREVYVDLFKQLIIREEIFKIKEELFEEAPTAANRCVLQCAHAEYKRYLYFEEEYWRQKARVDWFVDGDRNTRFFHNLVRGRRRKLMVKKIQGLDGSWIEDRA; encoded by the exons ATGGAGCCATTTCAACAAGCCACACAAATTCAACACTATAGGAGGAGATTGACTATGCATACAGCTTTGTCCAATAATAATGGCAAAGTTTGGGTGTTTATAGCAGAGAATATTGAGGTTGAGGTGTTGCTGGATTCATCACAACAAGTTACATTGAGGTTGTTTTTCCAGGAATTCAATCAAGAGTTGATTACCACTCTGGTATATGCTAAATGTGATGCTACTGAGAGATTGGAATTATGGGATAACATATATCAGTTGGCTAACAATATTACTAGTCCATGGATAGTGGAGGGTGACTTTAATGTTGTAatgaatcaagaagaaaagatTGGTGGATTTCCAGTAAATATGAATGGCTCAGAGGACTTTGCCTTTTGTGTCAACTCTTGTGAGCTAGAGGAGATACAGTTCAAGGGTACCCCtttcacttggtggaatggCAGGGCTAATAATGAAGGTATATTTGAGAGGCTGGATAGAATGTTGGTTAACTCTCAGATGCAGACTTGGTTGGGTAATATGGAAGTTGAACATTTAGCAAGAACTGGCCAGATCATGCACCACTCCTTTGCTCTTATGGTGCAGCTAATGCTAAT CTTTAAAGCCAACCTTAAACATTTGAAGGGTGTTTTTTCTAAGTGGAGTAGGGAGGTGTATGTAGACTTGTTTAAACAGTTAATTATCAGGGAAGAGATTTTCAAAATCAAGGAGGAATTATTTGAGGAGGCTCCTACTGCTGCTAACAGGTGTGTGCTTCAATGTGCTCATGCTGAGTATAAAAGATATCTTTATTTTGAGGAGGAATACTGGAGGCAAAAGGCAAGAGTTGATTGGTTTGTGGATGGTGATAGAAATACTAGATTCTTTCACAATCTTGTGAGGGGTAGAAGGAGGAAGCTGATGGTAAAAAAGATTCAAGGATTGGATGGTTCTTGGATAGAGGATAGAGCTTAA